A single window of Hemibagrus wyckioides isolate EC202008001 linkage group LG28, SWU_Hwy_1.0, whole genome shotgun sequence DNA harbors:
- the hspa5 gene encoding endoplasmic reticulum chaperone BiP: protein MRLLGLCLLVVGCVYADDDDKKENVGTVVGIDLGTTYSCVGVFKNGRVEIIANDQGNRITPSYVAFTSEGERLIGDAAKNQLTSNPENTIFDAKRLIGRTWGDSSVQQDIKYFPFKVLEKKSKPHIQVEVGVGQLKTFAPEEISAMVLTKMKETAEAYLGKPVTHAVVTVPAYFNDAQRQATKDAGTIAGLNVMRIINEPTAAAIAYGLDKKDGEKNILVFDLGGGTFDVSLLTIDNGVFEVVATNGDTHLGGEDFDQRVMDHFIKLYKKKTGKDVRKDSRAVQKLRREVEKAKRALSSQHQARIEIESFFEGEDFSETLTRAKFEELNMDLFRSTMKPVQKVLEDSDLKKSDIHEIVLVGGSTRIPKIQQLVKEFFNGKEPSRGINPDEAVAYGAAVQAGVLSGEEDTGNIVLLDVCPLTLGIETVGGVMTKLIPRNTVVPTKKSQIFSTASDNQPTVTIKVYEGERPLTKDNHLLGTFDLTGIPPAPRGVPQIEVTFEIDVNGILRVTAEDKGTGNKNKITITNDQNRLTPEDIERMVNDAERFADEDKKLKERIDSRNELESYAYSLKNQIGDKEKLGGKLSSEDKETIEKAVEEKIEWLESHQDADLEDFQAKKKELEEIVQPIISKLYGSAGGPPPEEGGDDEKDEL from the exons ATGAGGTTACTGGGCCTGTGTCTGCTGGTGGTCGGCTGTGTGTATGCTGACGATGACGACAAGAAGGAAAATGTCGGCACAGTAGTGGGCATCGACCTTGGCACAACATACTCCTG TGTCGGCGTGTTCAAGAATGGTCGTGTTGAGATCATCGCCAACGACCAGGGTAACCGCATCACTCCATCCTATGTGGCCTTCACCAGCGAGGGAGAGCGTCTGATTGGAGACGCCGCCAAGAATCAGCTCACCTCCAACCCCGAAAACACGATCTTCGATGCCAAGAGGCTGATCGGCCGTACATGGGGTGACTCCTCTGTGCAGCAGGACATCAAATATTTCCCTTTCAAG GTTCTCGAGAAGAAGTCCAAGCCTCATATTCAGGTTGAGGTTGGAGTCGGTCAGTTGAAGACCTTCGCCCCTGAGGAGATCTCCGCCATGGTGCTTACTAAGATGAAGGAAACTGCAGAGGCTTACCTGGGAAAGCCTGTTACACATGCTGTGGTCACTGTCCCTGCCTACTTTAATGATGCTCAGCGCCAGGCCACTAAGGATGCCGGTACTATTGCTGGTCTGAATGTGATGAGAATCATCAATGAGCC AACTGCTGCTGCCATCGCCTACGGTCTGGACAAGAAGGACGGCGAGAAGAACATCTTGGTATTTGACCTTGGTGGTGGTACCTTCGACGTGTCCCTGCTGACCATCGATAACGGCGTCTTCGAAGTGGTGGCCACCAATGGAGACACTCATCTTGGTGGTGAAGACTTTGACCAGCGCGTCATGGATCACTTCATCAAGCTGTACAAGAAGAAGACCGGAAAGGATGTGCGTAAGGACAGCCGTGCTGTACAGAAGTTGCGCCGTGAGGTCGAGAAGGCCAAGAGAGCCCTTTCCTCTCAGCACCAGGCCCGCATCGAGATCGAGTCCTTTTTCGAGGGTGAGGACTTCTCTGAGACTCTCACCCGTGCCAAGTTTGAAGAGCTCAACATG GATCTGTTCCGCTCCACCATGAAGCCCGTGCAGAAAGTACTGGAAGACTCTGACCTGAAGAAGTCCGACATCCACGAGATCGTCCTTGTGGGTGGCTCCACTCGTATCCCCAAGATCCAGCAGCTGGTGAAAGAGTTCTTCAATGGCAAAGAGCCATCCAGAGGCATCAACCCTGATGAAGCTGTGGCTTATGGAGCTGCTGTGCAGGCTGGTGTGCTGTCTGGAGAGGAAGATACAG GAAACATTGTGCTTTTGGACGTGTGCCCTCTGACTCTTGGTATTGAGACTGTTGGAGGAGTGATGACCAAACTGATCCCCAGGAATACAGTTGTGCCCACCAAGAAGTCTCAGATCTTCTCTACTGCTTCTGACAACCAGCCAACTGTCACCATTAAAGTTTATGAAG GTGAGCGTCCTCTGACGAAAGACAACCACCTTCTGGGCACCTTTGACCTCACAGGCATCCCTCCAGCACCCCGCGGCGTTCCTCAGATCGAAGTCACATTTGAAATCGACGTCAATGGCATCCTTCGAGTCACTGCTGAAGACAAGGGCACAGGCAACAAGAACAAGATCACCATCACCAATGACCAGAACCGGTTGACACCCGAAGACATCGAGCGCATGGTGAATGATGCTGAACGCTTTGCTGATGAAGACAAGAAGCTGAAAGAGCGCATCGACTCCCGCAACGAGCTTGAGAGCTACGCCTACTCACTCAAGAACCAGATAGGAGACAAGGAGAAGCTGGGAGGCAAGCTGTCTTCTGAGGACAAGGAGACCATTGAAAAAGCCGTGGAGGAAAAGATCGAGTGGCTCGAGTCCCACCAAGATGCCGACCTCGAAGACTTCCAGGCCAAAAAGAAAGAGCTGGAAGAAATCGTCCAACCGATCATCAGCAAGCTGTACGGTAGCGCAGGCGGTCCACCACCAGAAGAGGGTGGCGATGATGAGAAGGATGAGTTGTAG
- the rabepk gene encoding rab9 effector protein with kelch motifs, whose protein sequence is MELLPILCPEDKPREKQWYALVPRGEAPGLSVGHTCMFIPSASGGKGQIVIVGGANPSGSFSHSTLINLDSHEWDIPDWEGLQARYEHCSFVSESDPESLWVFGGAEQSANRNCVQVVHTSDSAPWRTVEVKGTRPSPRTYHTNSACVRDRLFVFSGGETGSTPVTDPQVHVFNTVTCTWSQPESKGKPPSPRHGHVIIAVGSIIYIHGGMAGEKFHSDMFSLDTESMTWERVKAKGDIPPGTAAHSAVALGRNVYIFGGMTAEGASNSMYKFQTDKQRWTLMKFEGDLPPNRLDHSMCIVPWAERTDAGVEEKGESHEGEVKHLCFVFGGMDTQGLIFNDCLVTVLT, encoded by the exons ATGGAGCTTCTGCCCATCCTCTGCCCAGAAGATAAGCCTAGAGAAAAGCAGtg GTATGCTCTGGTGCCCAGAGGTGAGGCTCCTGGACTCAGCGTCGGTCACACCTGCATGTTCATACCTTCAGCCAGTGGGGGGAAAGGGCAGATCGTGATAGTCGGAGGGGCCAATCCAAGTGGCAGCTTTTCTCACTCCACCCTTATAAATCTCG ACAGTCATGAATGGGACATTCCTGATTGGGAAGGCCTACAGGCGAGATATGAACACTGTAGCTTCGTGTCAGAGAGCGACCCTGAGAGTCTGTGGGTGTTCGGAGGAGCTGAGCAGAGCGCTAACCGCAACTGCGTTCAGGTTGTACACACCTCAG ACAGCGCTCCATGGCGGACAGTGGAGGTGAAAGGGACACGCCCGAGCCCGAGGACGTACCACACTAACTCGGCGTGTGTCAGGGACAGACTGTTTGTCTTCTCTGGTGGAGAGACGGGGTCCACGCCGGTGACTGACCCCCAGGTGCACGTCTTTAACACAG TAACCTGCACATGGTCACAGCCAGAAAGCAAAGGAAAGCCTCCCTCACCACGGCACGGTCATGTGATCATAGCCGTCGGATCCATCATCTACATCCACGGAGGGATGGCAGGAGAGAAGTTCCACTCTGATATGTTCTCTCTGGACACAG AGAGTATGACATGGGAGCGGGTGAAGGCTAAAGGAGACATTCCTCCAGGAACAGCAGCTCACTCCGCCGTGGCTTTGGGCAGAAACGTTTATATTTTCGGAGGGATGACGGCAGAAGGAGCGAGCAATTCAATGTACAAGTTTCAGACTG ACAAACAACGCTGGACTCTGATGAAATTTGAAGGTGACCTTCCACCAAACCGACTGGACCACTCCATGTGCATTGTGCCTTGGGCAGAAAGGACAGACGCCGGTGTTGAGGAGAAAGGGGAAAGCCACGAGGGGGAAGTAAAGCATCTGTGCTTTGTATTCGGAGGCATGGATACTCAGGGGCTTATTTTCAACGATTGTCTAGTCACAGTGTTAACATGA